The following are encoded together in the Monodelphis domestica isolate mMonDom1 chromosome 5, mMonDom1.pri, whole genome shotgun sequence genome:
- the LOC100619546 gene encoding LOW QUALITY PROTEIN: splicing factor 3A subunit 2-like (The sequence of the model RefSeq protein was modified relative to this genomic sequence to represent the inferred CDS: substituted 1 base at 1 genomic stop codon) → KDIQGNNEKKNTKEGGLAVPDLKLYYKAEVIKTIWYWLRDRKEDQWNRLGVNDLSKTVFDKAEGKFWTQWNRETKQFFFQFHFKMEKPPVPPALPAGPPGVKWPPLPLMNGLPPRPPLPESLPPPPPGGMPLPPIPPSGPARPGPPGPPQMPPPAPRVHPPAPGVYPPAPGVHPPAPGVHPSAPGVHPPAPRVHPPAPGVHPSAPGVHPLAPGVHPPAPGVHPQAPGVHPQAPGVHPQGPGVHPQAPGVHPQAPGVHPQAPGVHAQALGVYTQAPGVHPQAPGVHPQAPGVHPQAPGVHPQALGVHPQAPGVHPQAPGVHPXAPGIHTQAPGVHPPNPGVHPPTPMPPMLQPPLPSEGPGNVPPPPPTN, encoded by the coding sequence aaggatatccagggaaataatgaaaaaaaaaatacaaaggaaggtggccttgcagtcccagatctcaaactatattacaaagcagaggtcatcaaaacaatttggtactggttaagagacagaaaggaggatcagtggaatagacttggggtaaatgacctcagtaagacagtctttgacaaggCAGAAGGGAAGTTTTGGACCCAATGGAACAGAGAAACTAAGcagttttttttccagttccattttAAGATGGAGAAGCCTCCTGTGCCTCCAGCCCTCCCTGCTGGGCCTCCTGGAGTGAAGTGGCCCCCACTCCCACTGATGAATGGTTTGCCTCCTCGACCACCTCTGCCAGAGTCTTTGCCACCCCCACCTCCAGGTGGCATGCCTCTGCCACCCATACCTCCCAGTGGGCCTGCACGTCCTGGCCCTCCCGGGCCTCCTCAGATGCCCCCTCCAGCTCCTAGAGTTCACCCACCTGCTCCTGGGGTATATCCTCCTGCTCCCGGGGTACATCCCCCTGCTCCTGGAGTACATCCTTCTGCTCCAGGGGTGCACCCTCCTGCTCCAAGAGTGCATCCCCCAGCTCCTGGGGTACATCCCTCAGCTCCTGGGGTGCATCCCCTGGCTCCTGGGGTACACCCCCCTGCACCTGGGGTGCATCCTCAGGCTCCAGGAGTTCATCCCCAAGCACCTGGGGTTCACCCTCAAGGTCCTGGGGTACACCCCCAAGCACCTGGGGTTCATCCTCAGGCTCCAGGGGTTCACCCCCAAGCACCTGGGGTTCACGCCCAAGCTCTAGGAGTTTACACTCAAGCTCCAGGGGTTCATCCCCAAGCACCTGGGGTACACCCCCAGGCTCCTGGGGTTCATCCCCAGGCTCCAGGGGTTCACCCTCAGGCTCTAGGAGTTCACCCTCAGGCTCCAGGGGTTCACCCTCAGGCTCCAGGGGTTCATCCCTAAGCTCCAGGGATTCATACCCAAGCCCCAGGTGTACACCCCCCAAACCCAGGAGTACATCCCCCAACTCCTATGCCCCCAATGTTGCAGCCCCCTCTTCCCTCAGAAGGACCTGGAAatgttcctcctcctccaccaacAAATTGA